A genomic segment from uncultured Marinifilum sp. encodes:
- a CDS encoding sulfite exporter TauE/SafE family protein translates to MELLDLIFIVVAGTFAGFLNVVAGGGSLITLPLLIFLGLPPTIANGTNRIAILAQNSFAIAKFNQNGVSSYPYSIYLGLSALAGSLVGALLVFDIDEDVFKRILSIVMVAVALLILFNSKSKDLDIEEKMHFKHQAWGVVSFFFIGIYGGFLHAGIGFIIILTLTKLNGFSLIKTNSIKVTVALIYTLAAVGVFIYNDAINWKYALVLAAGNALGGYLGSSFSVKKGDKWIKAILLVSILVLAVKLWFF, encoded by the coding sequence ATGGAGTTGTTGGATTTGATTTTTATTGTAGTAGCCGGTACTTTTGCCGGATTTTTAAATGTTGTTGCCGGAGGAGGTTCTCTAATAACTTTACCATTACTAATTTTTTTAGGTTTACCGCCTACAATTGCAAATGGAACCAATAGAATCGCTATTTTGGCGCAAAACTCATTTGCCATAGCAAAATTCAACCAAAATGGAGTAAGTTCTTATCCCTATAGTATTTACCTTGGTTTATCAGCTCTAGCAGGCTCTCTTGTTGGAGCGCTGCTTGTTTTCGATATCGACGAAGATGTATTTAAACGAATTTTATCCATAGTAATGGTGGCAGTTGCATTACTTATTCTTTTTAATTCAAAAAGTAAAGATTTAGATATAGAGGAGAAAATGCACTTTAAACATCAGGCATGGGGAGTAGTTTCCTTTTTCTTTATTGGTATTTATGGAGGTTTTTTACATGCAGGTATTGGGTTTATTATCATATTAACACTTACGAAATTAAATGGTTTTTCTCTTATAAAGACCAATAGTATTAAAGTTACGGTAGCCTTAATTTATACACTCGCAGCAGTTGGTGTTTTTATCTATAACGATGCTATTAACTGGAAGTATGCTTTGGTTTTGGCTGCAGGAAATGCATTAGGTGGATATCTGGGATCATCTTTCTCTGTTAAAAAGGGCGATAAATGGATAAAAGCAATTCTGCTTGTAAGTATATTGGTGTTAGCGGTAAAATTATGGTTCTTTTAA
- a CDS encoding PfkB family carbohydrate kinase translates to MNKKVITFGEVMLRLATPEHQRFSQTERFEATYGGGEVNVSASLAGFGIPTSFVTRLPDNDIGKSCNQKLTGLGIDMGL, encoded by the coding sequence ATGAATAAAAAGGTTATAACATTTGGAGAAGTTATGTTGCGTTTAGCAACACCCGAACATCAGCGATTCTCGCAAACAGAACGTTTTGAAGCTACCTATGGAGGTGGTGAAGTAAATGTTTCAGCATCTTTAGCAGGTTTTGGAATTCCAACATCTTTTGTAACTAGGTTGCCTGATAATGATATTGGAAAATCGTGTAATCAGAAACTTACGGGTTTGGGGATTGATATGGGTCTGTGA
- a CDS encoding MFS transporter — MKVKGLRWVIIALIFIATVINYIDRSALGIMWGGEDVDGSISQTLGLTKDHYSYILNIFMVAYALGQLFTGKIFDKVGTRIGYVLSIGIWGLSSFLHSTARGFLSISIFRSLLGFSEAGNWPGAVKSNAEWFPIKERAIAQGLFNAGASIGSVIAPPLIAALFVAFGWKVTFMVIGTFGMIWIIPWLLINKAGPKKHPWITEDEKKYILEGQSEADQKDTDEVKGKSLKEILSHKESWAVVVGRFFLEPIWWLFVGWMPIYLFDVYGFNVKEVGMFLWVPYVGAAVGSIAGGFVSGKIIAKTNSIDKGRKTTILIGGIIMLLGLIATVLIGDTAEKFVAIVFFVLFGFQFAISNVQTLPSDFFGGKSVGSLAGLGGMIGVFSVIIMNFLVPIVVEELSYTPIFIAIAVFVPLGVGAIYYFARNIKSVEK; from the coding sequence ATGAAAGTAAAAGGATTAAGATGGGTAATTATTGCTTTAATCTTTATTGCAACGGTTATCAATTACATCGATAGAAGTGCTCTTGGAATAATGTGGGGAGGTGAGGACGTAGATGGATCAATTTCTCAGACATTGGGTTTAACCAAGGATCATTACAGTTATATCTTAAATATATTTATGGTAGCCTACGCTTTAGGGCAATTGTTTACAGGTAAGATTTTTGATAAGGTAGGAACTCGCATCGGATATGTACTGTCAATTGGAATATGGGGACTTTCTTCTTTCTTACATTCAACAGCACGTGGATTTTTGTCTATCAGTATATTCCGTAGTTTATTGGGATTTTCAGAAGCTGGTAACTGGCCGGGAGCGGTAAAAAGTAATGCCGAATGGTTTCCAATTAAAGAACGGGCAATTGCTCAGGGATTATTTAATGCCGGAGCTTCAATAGGATCGGTAATTGCACCTCCTTTAATTGCAGCTTTGTTTGTTGCCTTTGGTTGGAAAGTAACCTTTATGGTTATCGGTACTTTTGGTATGATTTGGATTATTCCATGGTTGCTAATCAATAAGGCAGGTCCTAAAAAGCATCCATGGATTACCGAGGATGAAAAAAAATACATTCTCGAGGGACAAAGTGAGGCTGATCAGAAGGATACTGATGAAGTAAAAGGTAAATCGTTGAAAGAAATTTTATCTCACAAAGAATCATGGGCTGTTGTTGTTGGTCGTTTCTTTTTAGAGCCAATTTGGTGGTTATTTGTTGGATGGATGCCAATTTACTTGTTCGATGTTTACGGATTTAATGTAAAAGAAGTTGGTATGTTTTTATGGGTACCTTATGTTGGGGCAGCTGTTGGTAGTATTGCCGGAGGATTTGTTTCAGGAAAAATTATTGCCAAAACCAATTCAATTGATAAAGGTAGAAAAACAACCATTTTAATTGGTGGTATTATTATGTTACTTGGATTGATTGCAACAGTGCTTATTGGTGATACAGCTGAAAAATTTGTTGCTATTGTGTTCTTTGTACTATTCGGATTCCAATTCGCAATTAGTAATGTTCAAACATTGCCAAGTGATTTCTTCGGTGGTAAATCAGTAGGTTCATTAGCTGGTTTAGGTGGAATGATTGGTGTGTTCTCGGTAATCATTATGAACTTTTTAGTTCCTATAGTAGTTGAGGAGCTTTCTTATACTCCAATATTTATTGCGATTGCAGTTTTTGTTCCTCTCGGAGTAGGTGCAATTTATTATTTCGCACGAAATATTAAATCAGTAGAAAAGTAA
- a CDS encoding cupin domain-containing protein gives MKRASEKYIITSKMEWEDLGGGVSRKFLGWDNQIMMVQVKFEKGAEGSPHEHFHTQATYCASGKFEFNIDGEKKIVEGGDGVYIEPNLVHGAVCLEAGILIDVFSPVREDFLDGSGVSYFGK, from the coding sequence ATGAAACGAGCAAGTGAAAAATACATTATTACTTCTAAAATGGAGTGGGAAGATTTAGGTGGTGGAGTTAGCCGTAAATTTTTAGGATGGGACAATCAAATTATGATGGTTCAGGTTAAATTCGAAAAAGGAGCTGAAGGTTCGCCTCATGAGCATTTTCATACGCAGGCTACTTATTGTGCAAGCGGTAAGTTTGAGTTTAATATTGATGGTGAAAAGAAAATTGTTGAAGGTGGTGATGGAGTTTATATAGAGCCAAATTTAGTCCACGGAGCGGTTTGTCTTGAAGCAGGTATTTTAATTGATGTCTTCAGTCCAGTAAGAGAGGATTTTCTTGATGGAAGTGGTGTTTCTTATTTTGGGAAATAA
- a CDS encoding FadR/GntR family transcriptional regulator — protein MELLDNFKAIEVETPVDKIIRQIRSLIVSGYLSPGDKLPSERKLSEKLGVGRTYIRDAIKKLEFFGVLTTHPQSGVVVNGTDISAMEGLFSNIMKIERPDFQSLVETRVTMEIFSVRKAAERRTEEDIILLEEALSAYEKKIKNNLPSENEDFQFHLRIAETSHNAVIKTMMLIILPDILAIYRKEKVCGQDSLAKTDSEHRGILEAIKEQDADKAAMLMEKHLHDVLEFSKRII, from the coding sequence ATGGAATTATTAGATAATTTTAAGGCAATTGAGGTTGAAACACCAGTTGATAAAATTATTAGACAGATAAGAAGTTTAATAGTCTCAGGATACTTGAGTCCCGGAGATAAATTACCTTCAGAGAGAAAGCTTTCCGAAAAATTAGGCGTTGGAAGAACTTATATACGTGATGCAATTAAAAAATTAGAATTTTTTGGAGTTTTAACCACACATCCTCAAAGTGGTGTTGTTGTTAATGGTACTGATATTTCTGCAATGGAAGGTTTATTTTCTAATATAATGAAAATAGAACGTCCCGATTTTCAATCTTTGGTTGAAACTAGAGTAACAATGGAAATTTTTTCGGTACGTAAAGCTGCAGAAAGAAGAACAGAAGAAGATATTATTTTATTGGAAGAAGCCTTAAGTGCCTACGAAAAAAAAATAAAAAATAATCTGCCTTCAGAGAATGAAGATTTTCAGTTTCATTTAAGAATTGCAGAAACTTCACATAATGCAGTTATAAAAACCATGATGTTGATTATTTTACCAGATATTCTTGCAATATATCGAAAAGAGAAAGTTTGTGGACAAGATTCATTGGCAAAGACTGATTCTGAGCATCGAGGTATTTTAGAAGCAATTAAGGAACAAGATGCTGATAAGGCTGCTATGCTTATGGAAAAGCATTTGCATGATGTTCTGGAGTTTAGTAAAAGAATTATATAA
- a CDS encoding SDR family NAD(P)-dependent oxidoreductase, producing the protein MKAEGKVAVVTGATGGIGFQVAKRLGKDGYTVVLNGIEDEAGAERVKELAAEGITAEYCGFDVTNEEAVTSNIQKIGEKYGKIDLLVNNAGGLGGRSRFEEMTTEFYRFVMALNLDSVFFASRAAIPFLKKGENSSIINYTSNAGWNAGGPGAGIYGTSKAGVHAITRALAKDLAEYGIRVNAVSPGTIDTPFHAQIKATKPEVFASWKNNILLGRIGQPEEVASVVSFLASDDASFITAETIQIGGGQALGI; encoded by the coding sequence ATGAAAGCAGAAGGAAAAGTAGCTGTTGTTACAGGAGCAACCGGAGGAATTGGTTTTCAGGTGGCAAAAAGACTTGGTAAAGATGGATATACCGTAGTTTTAAATGGTATTGAAGATGAAGCAGGAGCGGAAAGAGTTAAAGAGCTTGCAGCAGAAGGAATTACAGCTGAGTATTGTGGTTTCGATGTTACCAACGAAGAGGCTGTTACGTCTAATATCCAAAAAATAGGAGAAAAGTATGGTAAAATTGATCTTCTTGTAAACAATGCAGGAGGATTAGGTGGTAGATCGAGATTTGAAGAGATGACAACCGAATTTTACAGATTTGTAATGGCTTTAAATCTTGATTCAGTATTTTTTGCATCAAGAGCCGCTATCCCATTTCTAAAGAAAGGAGAAAACTCTTCTATTATCAACTATACGTCTAATGCAGGTTGGAATGCAGGTGGCCCTGGAGCTGGTATTTATGGCACATCTAAAGCAGGAGTTCATGCAATTACCAGAGCACTAGCAAAAGATTTGGCTGAATATGGTATTCGTGTAAATGCAGTTTCTCCAGGAACTATCGACACACCGTTCCATGCTCAAATTAAAGCCACTAAACCAGAAGTTTTTGCTTCATGGAAGAATAATATTTTGCTTGGAAGAATAGGTCAACCAGAAGAAGTTGCTTCGGTTGTGTCGTTTCTTGCAAGTGATGATGCTTCTTTTATTACCGCTGAGACTATTCAGATTGGTGGAGGTCAGGCGCTAGGAATATAA
- a CDS encoding SDR family NAD(P)-dependent oxidoreductase, which produces MSLNKKVAVVTGATGGIGFEVAKRLGKDGYTVILNGIEDEAGAMRVEELAAEGIAAEYYGFDVTKEEAVTSNINAIGEKYGQIDVLVNNAGGLGGRSRFEEMTTEFYRFVMALNLDSVFFASRAAIPFLKKSENASIVNYTSNAGWNAGGPGAGIYGTSKAGVHAITRALAKDLAEYNIRVNAVSPGTIDTPFHAQIKSTKPEVFASWKNNILLGRLGQPEEVASVVSFLASKDASFITAETIQIGGGQALGI; this is translated from the coding sequence ATGAGTTTAAATAAAAAAGTAGCTGTCGTAACTGGTGCAACAGGAGGAATTGGTTTCGAGGTAGCAAAAAGATTAGGCAAGGACGGATATACTGTGATTTTGAACGGTATTGAGGACGAAGCAGGGGCTATGAGAGTTGAAGAACTTGCTGCAGAGGGAATTGCTGCTGAATATTATGGTTTTGATGTTACCAAGGAAGAGGCTGTTACTTCTAATATTAATGCCATTGGTGAGAAATACGGACAAATTGATGTTCTTGTAAATAATGCAGGAGGCTTGGGCGGTCGTTCAAGATTTGAAGAAATGACAACAGAGTTTTACAGATTTGTTATGGCCTTAAACCTTGATTCGGTATTTTTTGCTTCAAGAGCCGCTATTCCTTTTTTGAAAAAATCAGAAAATGCCTCAATTGTAAATTATACTTCAAATGCAGGTTGGAATGCTGGTGGACCAGGAGCTGGTATTTATGGCACATCTAAAGCAGGTGTTCATGCAATTACCAGAGCTTTAGCCAAAGATTTGGCCGAATATAATATTAGAGTAAATGCAGTATCTCCTGGTACAATTGATACACCATTTCACGCACAAATAAAATCGACTAAGCCAGAGGTATTTGCTTCTTGGAAAAATAACATTTTACTGGGAAGATTAGGACAACCAGAAGAAGTTGCTTCGGTGGTTTCATTTTTAGCAAGTAAAGATGCCTCTTTTATTACTGCTGAAACCATACAAATAGGTGGTGGCCAAGCTTTAGGAATTTAA
- a CDS encoding alginate lyase family protein, with translation MQKVKTYILLFMFIAMGSWAQAQTHPNLILTQKGVKEIRAQIDELPLLQKSLEKAKDFVDEEMAKGIDVPVPKDMAGGYTHNRHKKNYMAMQKAGVLFQITQEEKYATFVRDMLMEYAKMYPTLDVHPVVRSYAPGKIFWQNLNDANWLVYASQAYDCVYNWLSKKERKTLEKDLFRPFADHLSVDSPQFYNRVHNHSTWGNAAVGMIGFVMNDQELIDRAFYGLKSDNIKEDQKDNDGGLIKMQGEGKAGFFAQLDHLFSPDGYYTEGPYYQRYAMYPFVMFAEAIENCRPEVKIFKYRDSLLVKAVQTLLNLTDVDGLFFPINDAQKGMSYLSRELVSSVNIIYHFGGEDAGLLSVAEKQGEVMLDDTGLSVAKAIKEGKLKVYQKKSANYGDGASGKEGALAILRAGEGDKELCLVMKNTSQGMGHGHFDKLSFSLYDNKGEVLQDYGAARYVNIEQKFGGGYLKENKTWAKQTVAHNTLVIDRISHFNGSTDTGNKYHSEPYFFDASRKDIQIVSAKEKNAYPGIEMHRTLALITDEKFEKPIVLDVFRVKADDEKQLELPYHFFGQVISINYKYDVVDTLSKMGDSHGYQHLRLEAEGQCEEETAKLSWFVNDRFYSITSNVKPEDKLLLVRSGATDPNFNLRRDPAFIVQKNHQKEAVFVSAIEAHGKYNRVTEFADNAFSSISKLDLLVDTQEYTAVSFQDKDENKWMLILANKDSAKDAKHQLEVNGLNFKWTGMYYFVAAE, from the coding sequence ATACATACTCTTATTCATGTTCATTGCCATGGGCAGTTGGGCACAAGCGCAAACGCACCCTAATTTGATTTTAACTCAAAAAGGAGTGAAGGAAATTAGAGCGCAAATTGATGAGTTGCCATTGTTGCAGAAATCCTTGGAAAAGGCAAAAGATTTTGTTGATGAGGAAATGGCTAAAGGAATTGATGTTCCTGTGCCAAAGGATATGGCTGGTGGATATACGCATAATCGCCATAAGAAAAACTATATGGCAATGCAAAAGGCTGGTGTTTTATTCCAAATTACACAAGAGGAGAAATATGCAACTTTTGTGCGAGATATGTTAATGGAATATGCAAAAATGTATCCAACACTTGATGTGCATCCTGTAGTACGTTCTTACGCTCCCGGAAAAATTTTCTGGCAAAATTTGAATGATGCAAACTGGTTGGTTTACGCAAGTCAGGCTTATGATTGTGTATATAATTGGTTGTCAAAAAAGGAGAGAAAAACTTTGGAGAAAGATCTTTTCCGCCCATTTGCCGATCATTTGTCGGTTGATTCACCACAATTCTACAACAGAGTCCACAATCACAGCACTTGGGGAAATGCTGCTGTTGGTATGATTGGTTTTGTTATGAACGATCAGGAATTGATAGATCGGGCCTTTTATGGATTGAAATCGGATAATATCAAAGAAGATCAGAAAGATAATGACGGTGGTTTAATTAAAATGCAGGGAGAGGGCAAAGCTGGATTTTTTGCTCAGTTAGATCACTTGTTTTCACCTGATGGTTATTATACCGAAGGACCATATTATCAGCGTTACGCAATGTACCCTTTCGTAATGTTTGCTGAGGCAATCGAAAATTGTCGTCCTGAGGTGAAAATTTTTAAATATCGCGATTCCTTATTGGTTAAGGCTGTTCAAACTTTACTAAATCTTACCGATGTAGATGGTTTGTTTTTTCCAATAAACGATGCTCAAAAGGGAATGTCATACCTATCAAGAGAATTGGTTTCGTCGGTAAATATCATTTATCATTTTGGCGGAGAAGATGCTGGATTATTGTCTGTAGCAGAGAAGCAAGGTGAAGTGATGTTGGACGATACAGGTTTGTCGGTTGCAAAAGCGATTAAAGAAGGAAAGTTAAAAGTTTATCAGAAAAAATCTGCTAACTATGGCGATGGAGCATCAGGAAAAGAAGGTGCATTGGCTATTCTACGAGCAGGAGAAGGCGATAAAGAACTTTGTTTGGTGATGAAGAATACATCTCAGGGAATGGGACATGGGCATTTCGACAAATTATCTTTTTCATTGTACGATAATAAAGGCGAGGTTTTACAAGATTATGGTGCGGCAAGATATGTGAATATTGAACAGAAATTCGGTGGTGGATATCTAAAAGAAAATAAAACATGGGCGAAGCAAACTGTTGCACACAATACTCTTGTTATTGATAGAATCTCACATTTTAATGGAAGTACTGATACAGGAAATAAATACCATTCAGAACCATATTTCTTTGATGCGAGCAGAAAGGATATTCAAATCGTTAGTGCAAAAGAGAAGAATGCATATCCTGGAATAGAAATGCACAGAACCTTGGCATTAATTACTGATGAAAAATTTGAAAAACCTATTGTTTTGGATGTATTCAGAGTAAAGGCAGATGATGAAAAGCAATTGGAGTTGCCATATCATTTTTTCGGACAAGTGATTTCAATCAATTACAAATACGATGTTGTAGATACTCTATCAAAAATGGGCGATTCTCATGGATATCAGCATTTACGATTAGAGGCTGAAGGACAGTGTGAAGAGGAAACTGCAAAATTATCGTGGTTTGTAAATGACAGATTTTATTCAATTACATCAAATGTAAAACCAGAAGATAAATTATTGTTGGTACGTTCCGGTGCTACCGATCCAAATTTCAATTTACGCAGAGATCCTGCTTTTATTGTTCAAAAAAATCACCAAAAAGAAGCAGTATTTGTTAGTGCGATTGAAGCACATGGAAAGTATAATAGAGTGACAGAATTTGCTGATAATGCTTTTAGTAGTATTTCTAAGCTTGATCTTCTTGTAGATACTCAAGAATATACAGCTGTTTCTTTTCAGGATAAAGACGAAAATAAATGGATGTTAATTCTTGCCAATAAAGATTCGGCTAAGGATGCCAAACATCAGTTAGAAGTTAATGGACTTAACTTTAAATGGACTGGCATGTATTATTTTGTGGCGGCAGAATAA
- a CDS encoding chondroitinase-B domain-containing protein: protein MKLFKSLTLLMLSVFILASCGKMPERVVKNIAEFNEAVKNAQPGDVIVMSNGIWKNVEMEFKAIGLADKPIVLKAETPGQVFIEGQSYLKIAGHYLEVHDLYFRNGYTPINSVIQFKTDKKNAAYDCKVVNCVIENFTQLDRTKKDHWVEFWGQRNQLLSCYIAGKSNNGPTIRAELKGNQHANCHHLIANNYFGPRPRRGGPRGETMQLGDSYTSMVPAYIEVRNNFLDRCNGEVEVISSKSNYNKFINNVFYKCEGSLVLRHGNYASIDSNWFIGDDNSDNIGGVRVINTGHWITNNYFYKLKGNEFRSAIAVMNGIPKSPQNRYNQVTDVVVAHNTWVDCVTPLQFSVGSNVNKKGILPKSEIRSALPIRTTVANNLIYNSKTVNNPIVKYYDTPGDIDFQSNYLDGVEGINDLVGFANSKVKVTDSQSGIPFVKLENRKAKLFDGFNFTSIKNDLFANSRNENQAGAICTLKDKKINVLDKKMYGPSWFDPSKSNTKAKQLTIKSSDEFYASIEKINDGDTILIDADVIKLNKKIEVKNSVVITSLNKDKKVVLQFTPENQETAFELGAGVNIYLKHLKLEGYKKLNCFEPDKNDMSVATNVFVDNCSLNDFYSIFRSKKSSFTDTLKVVNSDINNVVDGFIFNSETDDKGDYNIEFLILENNKISGVENVLVDYHRGGYDESTIGGNFVFNNNTVEKAGRNGSKEILLKTKGIVNVQILNNKFSSVRSAFIARLWGEKNNVESGNTIQGKAKIVSDEFLTQKLMY from the coding sequence ATGAAATTGTTTAAATCTCTTACATTGTTAATGTTATCGGTATTTATTCTTGCTTCTTGTGGGAAAATGCCCGAAAGAGTAGTGAAAAATATTGCTGAGTTTAACGAAGCTGTTAAAAATGCACAGCCAGGTGATGTTATTGTAATGTCGAATGGTATTTGGAAGAATGTAGAAATGGAATTTAAAGCTATTGGTTTAGCCGATAAGCCTATCGTTTTAAAAGCAGAAACTCCAGGTCAGGTTTTTATTGAGGGGCAATCCTATTTAAAAATTGCAGGTCATTATCTTGAGGTGCATGATTTGTACTTTAGAAATGGTTATACGCCTATTAATAGTGTTATTCAGTTTAAAACTGATAAAAAGAATGCTGCCTACGATTGTAAGGTGGTTAATTGTGTGATTGAGAATTTTACACAATTAGATAGAACAAAAAAAGACCATTGGGTTGAGTTCTGGGGGCAGCGCAACCAATTGTTGTCGTGTTATATTGCTGGTAAGTCGAATAATGGACCAACAATTAGAGCAGAATTAAAAGGAAATCAACATGCAAATTGTCATCACTTAATAGCAAATAATTATTTTGGACCTCGACCACGAAGAGGTGGCCCAAGGGGTGAAACAATGCAGTTAGGTGACAGTTATACATCAATGGTTCCCGCATATATCGAGGTAAGAAATAATTTCCTGGATAGATGTAATGGTGAAGTAGAAGTTATTTCCAGTAAGTCTAATTACAATAAGTTTATTAATAATGTTTTTTACAAGTGTGAAGGATCACTTGTATTAAGACACGGGAACTATGCAAGCATAGATTCTAACTGGTTTATTGGAGATGATAATTCGGATAATATTGGTGGTGTTAGGGTAATTAATACTGGTCATTGGATTACTAATAATTACTTTTACAAGTTAAAAGGAAATGAATTTCGCAGTGCCATTGCTGTTATGAATGGAATTCCGAAATCACCACAGAATAGATACAATCAAGTAACAGATGTTGTGGTAGCTCATAATACCTGGGTTGATTGTGTAACTCCATTACAGTTTAGTGTAGGTTCTAATGTAAATAAGAAGGGTATTTTGCCAAAATCAGAGATTAGATCGGCTCTTCCTATTCGAACTACAGTAGCTAATAATCTTATTTATAATAGCAAAACTGTAAATAACCCTATTGTGAAATATTATGACACCCCAGGAGATATTGATTTCCAATCTAATTATTTAGATGGAGTTGAAGGTATTAATGACTTAGTTGGTTTTGCTAATTCTAAAGTAAAAGTTACTGATAGTCAGTCTGGTATTCCTTTTGTAAAATTAGAGAATCGTAAAGCAAAATTGTTTGATGGATTTAATTTCACAAGTATAAAGAATGATTTATTTGCTAATAGCCGTAACGAAAATCAGGCAGGAGCAATCTGTACACTTAAGGATAAAAAAATTAATGTTCTTGATAAGAAAATGTACGGACCATCTTGGTTTGATCCTTCAAAGAGCAATACTAAAGCAAAGCAGCTTACCATAAAATCGAGTGATGAATTTTATGCTTCAATCGAAAAAATAAACGATGGAGATACTATTCTTATTGATGCAGATGTAATTAAGCTAAATAAAAAAATTGAGGTAAAGAATAGTGTTGTGATTACCTCTCTTAATAAAGACAAAAAAGTTGTGCTGCAGTTTACTCCGGAAAATCAGGAAACAGCTTTTGAATTAGGAGCAGGAGTTAACATTTATTTAAAGCATCTTAAGCTTGAAGGATACAAAAAACTAAATTGTTTTGAACCTGATAAGAATGATATGTCGGTTGCAACAAATGTGTTTGTTGATAATTGTAGTTTAAATGATTTTTATTCCATTTTCAGATCTAAAAAATCTTCGTTTACTGATACATTAAAAGTAGTTAATTCAGATATTAATAATGTTGTTGATGGATTTATTTTTAATTCTGAAACGGATGATAAGGGAGATTATAATATTGAGTTTTTGATACTTGAAAATAATAAGATAAGTGGTGTCGAGAATGTGTTGGTAGATTATCATAGAGGAGGTTATGATGAGTCGACTATAGGTGGAAACTTTGTGTTTAATAATAATACGGTTGAGAAAGCAGGAAGAAACGGATCTAAAGAAATTTTACTGAAGACAAAGGGAATTGTTAATGTGCAAATATTAAATAACAAGTTTAGTTCTGTTCGATCTGCATTTATAGCAAGGCTATGGGGCGAGAAAAATAATGTTGAAAGTGGAAACACAATTCAAGGAAAGGCTAAAATTGTTAGTGATGAGTTTTTGACTCAAAAACTAATGTATTAA